TGGGACAGTCTGACCGTGATGGACTTCGTCGCCGAGGTCGAGGATACGTTCGACATCATCATCAGCATGAACATGCAGGCCGAGATCGAAACCGTCGGCCAGCTCGTCGCCGCGGTCGAGAAGCTGCAGGGCTGACCACCACGATGACCGACCTCTTTTCCAAATTCGACCCGCTGATCCAGCAGCGCGAGGCGCTGCTCGCGACCGGCGTCACCGATCCGTTCAGCCTCGTGATGGAAAAGGTGATCTCGCCGACCGTTGCGATCTGCAATGGGCGCGAGACGATCCTGCTCGGTACCTACAACTATATGGGCATGACCTTCGACGAGGATGTCATCGCCGCGGGCAAGGACGCGCTCGACAGGTTCGGCAGCGGCA
This DNA window, taken from Sphingopyxis sp. PAMC25046, encodes the following:
- a CDS encoding acyl carrier protein, with amino-acid sequence MSTAIKDQIYGLIAPFNKKGVELTDATTFAGDLEWDSLTVMDFVAEVEDTFDIIISMNMQAEIETVGQLVAAVEKLQG